The following coding sequences lie in one Bordetella genomosp. 9 genomic window:
- a CDS encoding ABC transporter substrate-binding protein — protein sequence MHSIRKWALAVGACGALLSGGAWADIKVGAVYPFSGALALLGQESFRGLEIAVNEVNAAGGINGQKIQIIKADAVDPNQAVSETKRLTSSGVAAVFGSYASGISYAATPVTELAGIPYFELGATAHKITQRGYKYLFRSNPNTGKYGYAVVNALHDLIAPGMGMSPKDITIGIIHEDGPYGTDVAATEQQRAKELGYKVAEVLPYSAKTVDLSSLILRLKGANVNVVLQTAYQNDAILYFNQAKSAGFTPKVVIGAGGGYSLADTAKAVGPAMNGVFDLDFPQASINPEGAPGLDKFLQAYKTAYKSDPQSGHSLANYVGAKAFLEAMANAKSTDKDKIRAAVLAYKKKPGETANGWGFDFGEDGQNNASEFYVMQWQDNGKLVTISPPNLALGKPIFNK from the coding sequence ATGCATAGCATCAGGAAATGGGCGCTGGCAGTCGGCGCGTGCGGCGCGCTACTCAGTGGCGGAGCCTGGGCCGATATCAAGGTTGGCGCTGTCTACCCCTTCAGCGGCGCGTTGGCGCTCCTTGGACAGGAAAGCTTCCGCGGGCTGGAAATCGCGGTCAACGAAGTCAATGCAGCGGGCGGAATCAACGGCCAGAAAATCCAGATCATCAAGGCCGACGCCGTGGACCCGAACCAGGCGGTGTCGGAAACCAAACGCCTGACGTCATCCGGCGTGGCTGCGGTGTTCGGCAGCTATGCGTCCGGCATTTCATACGCCGCCACGCCCGTCACCGAACTGGCGGGCATCCCGTATTTCGAGCTCGGCGCAACCGCGCACAAGATCACCCAGCGCGGCTACAAATATCTGTTCCGCAGCAATCCCAACACCGGCAAGTACGGCTATGCGGTCGTCAACGCGCTGCATGACCTGATCGCGCCCGGCATGGGCATGTCCCCCAAGGACATTACCATCGGCATCATCCACGAAGACGGGCCCTACGGCACCGACGTTGCCGCGACGGAGCAGCAGCGCGCCAAAGAGCTCGGCTACAAAGTGGCCGAAGTCCTGCCCTACTCCGCCAAGACGGTGGATCTGTCTTCGCTGATCCTGCGATTGAAAGGCGCCAACGTGAACGTGGTGCTGCAGACGGCTTACCAGAACGACGCCATCCTGTATTTCAATCAGGCCAAATCGGCGGGCTTCACGCCCAAGGTCGTGATCGGCGCAGGCGGCGGCTATTCGCTGGCGGACACCGCCAAGGCCGTCGGGCCGGCCATGAACGGTGTATTCGACCTGGACTTCCCCCAGGCTTCCATCAATCCGGAAGGCGCGCCGGGCCTCGACAAGTTCCTGCAGGCCTACAAGACCGCCTACAAAAGCGATCCGCAATCCGGCCACAGCCTGGCCAACTACGTCGGCGCCAAGGCCTTTCTGGAAGCCATGGCCAACGCCAAATCCACCGACAAGGACAAGATCCGCGCCGCGGTGCTGGCCTACAAGAAAAAGCCGGGTGAGACCGCCAATGGCTGGGGCTTCGATTTCGGCGAGGACGGCCAGAACAATGCATCGGAGTTCTATGTGATGCAGTGGCAGGATAACGGCAAACTCGTCACCATCTCGCCGCCCAATCTCGCGCTCGGCAAGCCGATCTTCAACAAATAA
- a CDS encoding SDR family oxidoreductase, translating into MFEDVDYRGKKVLITAGADGLGLEMTRCFHRAGASVLICDIDEARLAQAAQDLPGLHTAMADVADEESVDKLFGVVQEKLGGLDVLVNNAGIAGPTGFVETLSKADWDRTLAVNITGQFLCARRAVPLLKQSKAGVMINLSSAAGHLGFPGRSAYAASKWAVIGFTKTLALELGPYGIRVNAILPGAVEGPRIRAVIEAKARALGRPVEEIAAQYEGQAALGRMVTARDVANLVLFNASEAAGNISGQALAVDGFTQKLY; encoded by the coding sequence ATGTTCGAAGACGTGGATTACCGCGGCAAAAAAGTCCTCATCACGGCTGGCGCCGACGGCCTGGGTCTTGAGATGACCCGCTGTTTTCACCGGGCAGGCGCCAGCGTCCTGATCTGCGATATCGACGAAGCGCGACTGGCGCAGGCCGCGCAAGACCTGCCGGGCCTGCATACCGCGATGGCCGACGTGGCCGACGAGGAAAGCGTGGACAAGTTGTTCGGCGTCGTCCAGGAAAAACTGGGCGGCCTGGATGTGCTGGTGAACAATGCCGGTATCGCGGGTCCGACCGGCTTTGTCGAAACGCTGTCCAAGGCCGATTGGGATCGCACGCTCGCGGTCAACATCACCGGGCAGTTTCTCTGCGCGCGGCGCGCGGTGCCGCTGTTGAAGCAATCGAAGGCGGGCGTCATGATCAATCTGTCGTCCGCCGCGGGCCACCTGGGTTTTCCGGGCCGCTCCGCCTACGCTGCGTCGAAGTGGGCGGTCATCGGCTTCACCAAAACGCTGGCATTGGAGCTGGGGCCTTACGGCATCCGCGTGAACGCGATTCTGCCGGGTGCCGTCGAAGGTCCGCGCATCCGCGCGGTGATCGAGGCGAAGGCCCGCGCGCTGGGACGTCCTGTGGAAGAGATCGCGGCGCAGTACGAGGGTCAGGCGGCCCTGGGCCGCATGGTCACCGCCCGCGACGTCGCCAATCTGGTGCTGTTCAACGCGAGCGAGGCGGCCGGCAATATCTCGGGCCAGGCGCTGGCCGTGGACGGCTTCACGCAAAAACTCTATTGA
- a CDS encoding 3-hydroxyacyl-CoA dehydrogenase produces the protein MPTAAIVGAGLIGQGWAIVFARAGWQVRLFDAEAERTAQARMLVVRQLHALQTHGLARDADAIAQRVHIAATLEEALAGAAYVQENCPEVVELKRERFAAFDALADPTAILASSTSSIPASRFTEHLRSRHRCLVAHPVNPPYLAPVVEICGAPWTDASTVARAREILASVGQRPVEVRAEIEGFILNRLQGALLQEAFRLVRDGIASVEDIDTTVKDGLGLRWSFMGPLETIDLNAPGGIADYCARYGGMYASIAATQAQPPDWTEDLVGQLARERRAVLPEKDLAPRRFWRDEQLMRLMRHKQPSGDTNA, from the coding sequence ATGCCGACAGCGGCCATCGTGGGCGCCGGCTTGATCGGGCAGGGCTGGGCCATCGTCTTCGCGCGCGCGGGCTGGCAGGTGCGCCTGTTCGACGCCGAAGCGGAGCGGACGGCGCAGGCCCGCATGCTCGTCGTGCGCCAATTGCATGCGCTCCAGACCCATGGGCTCGCGCGCGATGCCGATGCCATCGCCCAGCGTGTGCACATCGCCGCGACGCTGGAAGAGGCGCTGGCGGGCGCCGCGTACGTGCAGGAGAACTGCCCCGAAGTCGTCGAATTGAAGCGCGAGCGCTTTGCCGCCTTTGACGCGCTGGCCGACCCGACCGCCATTCTGGCCAGTTCCACGTCGAGCATTCCCGCCAGCCGCTTCACGGAGCATCTGCGCTCGCGGCACCGCTGCCTGGTCGCACATCCCGTCAACCCGCCGTATCTGGCGCCCGTGGTGGAAATCTGCGGCGCGCCGTGGACGGACGCGTCCACTGTGGCGCGTGCCCGTGAAATTCTGGCGAGCGTGGGGCAGCGTCCGGTGGAAGTGCGCGCCGAGATCGAAGGCTTCATCCTGAACCGCCTGCAAGGCGCGCTGCTGCAGGAGGCGTTCCGCCTGGTGCGCGACGGCATCGCCAGCGTCGAGGACATCGATACCACGGTCAAGGACGGACTCGGTCTGCGCTGGTCCTTCATGGGGCCGCTCGAAACCATAGATTTGAATGCGCCCGGCGGCATCGCCGACTACTGCGCCCGCTATGGCGGCATGTATGCCTCCATCGCCGCGACCCAGGCGCAGCCGCCCGACTGGACGGAGGATCTGGTGGGCCAGCTCGCCCGGGAGCGGCGCGCCGTGCTTCCCGAAAAGGATCTGGCGCCGCGCCGTTTCTGGCGCGACGAGCAGTTGATGCGTTTGATGCGCCATAAACAGCCGAGCGGAGACACGAATGCCTAA
- a CDS encoding 3-keto-5-aminohexanoate cleavage protein has product MPKPKQKVIITCAVTGAIHTPSMSPHLPVTADEIAEAAIGAARAGAAVLHLHARDPQTGKPSQDPALFEPFLKRIKAETDAVVNITTGGSPHMTVEERMRPAAVFKPEVASLNMGSMNFGLFPMLDRFKTFRHEWEREHLENSRSLIFRNTYQDIETILSIGNANGTRFEFECYDISHLYNLKHFVDRGLVKSPPFIQSVFGILGGIGPHPEDLMHMKRTADRLFGADYEWSILGAGRNQIPLATIGAAMGSNVRVGLEDSLWIGPGQLAQSNRAQVERIRTILEALNLEIATPDDAREKLGLKGRENVAF; this is encoded by the coding sequence ATGCCTAAGCCCAAGCAGAAGGTCATCATCACCTGCGCCGTCACGGGCGCCATCCACACGCCGAGCATGTCGCCGCACCTGCCCGTGACGGCCGATGAAATCGCCGAGGCCGCGATCGGCGCAGCTCGGGCGGGCGCCGCGGTGCTGCATTTGCATGCGCGCGATCCCCAGACCGGCAAACCATCGCAGGATCCCGCGCTGTTCGAGCCCTTTCTCAAGCGCATCAAGGCGGAAACCGACGCCGTGGTCAATATCACCACCGGCGGCAGCCCGCATATGACGGTGGAGGAACGCATGCGGCCCGCGGCGGTGTTCAAGCCCGAGGTGGCGTCGCTGAACATGGGCTCGATGAACTTCGGCCTGTTTCCCATGCTCGACCGGTTCAAAACCTTCAGGCATGAATGGGAAAGAGAGCATCTGGAAAACAGCCGCTCCCTGATCTTCCGCAACACCTATCAGGACATCGAGACCATTCTCTCGATCGGCAACGCCAATGGCACCCGCTTCGAGTTCGAGTGCTATGACATCAGCCACCTCTACAACCTGAAGCACTTCGTCGATCGGGGGCTGGTGAAGTCGCCGCCGTTCATACAGTCCGTGTTCGGCATCCTGGGCGGCATCGGTCCCCATCCGGAAGACCTGATGCACATGAAGCGCACCGCCGACCGCCTGTTCGGCGCCGACTACGAGTGGTCCATCCTGGGCGCGGGCCGCAATCAGATCCCCCTGGCCACGATAGGCGCCGCCATGGGTTCAAACGTGCGAGTGGGCCTGGAGGATTCATTGTGGATCGGGCCGGGCCAGCTGGCGCAATCGAATCGTGCCCAGGTCGAGCGTATCCGGACCATACTCGAAGCCCTGAATCTGGAGATCGCCACGCCGGATGACGCCCGGGAAAAGCTTGGCCTGAAGGGCAGGGAAAACGTGGCGTTCTGA
- a CDS encoding glycerol dehydrogenase has product MFRIFGAPSRYIQGPGAIESLGECAALFGRRAALVIDGHVWTLIGERLQTICRKHDVALAPLRVEGDITPARIDALRRDALRTPPPLVIAAGGGKALDAGKAVAKAAHCHLVTVPTVASNDAPTSKNYVLYDDDHRLLAVEHMLFNPTIVIVDTALIATAPAPFFRAGLGDAITKKFEAEQCARSQGRNMYDGASTLTAQAIADACFRTLLADGEAALAAAGGGRPTPAFERAVEAMILMSGLGFESGGLSIAHALTRGLPCIDGVATSPHGLQVALGLLVQLDLEQRQDAMRDDIVAWYRKVGLPASLSELGATAVEPEQARRAATLTLKARHAANFERPLDVDRLASALLRHA; this is encoded by the coding sequence ATGTTCAGAATCTTCGGCGCACCGTCACGCTACATCCAGGGCCCGGGCGCCATCGAAAGCCTGGGCGAATGCGCGGCCCTGTTCGGCCGGCGCGCCGCCCTGGTCATCGACGGCCATGTCTGGACGCTGATCGGCGAACGGCTGCAAACGATCTGCCGCAAACACGACGTCGCGCTCGCGCCATTGCGCGTCGAAGGCGACATCACACCGGCCCGGATCGACGCCCTGCGCCGCGATGCCTTGCGAACGCCGCCGCCCCTCGTCATCGCGGCGGGCGGCGGCAAGGCATTGGATGCCGGCAAGGCCGTGGCCAAGGCGGCGCACTGCCACCTGGTCACCGTGCCCACCGTCGCTTCCAACGATGCGCCCACCAGCAAGAACTACGTGCTGTACGACGACGATCATCGCCTGCTGGCCGTCGAGCACATGCTGTTCAACCCGACCATCGTCATCGTGGACACCGCGCTCATCGCCACGGCGCCGGCGCCCTTCTTCCGCGCGGGATTGGGCGACGCCATTACGAAGAAGTTCGAGGCTGAACAGTGTGCCCGCAGCCAGGGCCGCAATATGTATGACGGCGCCTCCACCCTGACCGCGCAGGCCATCGCCGACGCCTGTTTCCGGACTCTGCTGGCCGACGGCGAAGCGGCGCTGGCCGCCGCGGGCGGGGGCCGCCCCACGCCGGCGTTCGAACGCGCCGTCGAAGCCATGATCCTGATGAGCGGGCTGGGGTTCGAGAGCGGCGGGCTGTCCATCGCCCACGCGCTGACACGGGGCCTGCCCTGCATCGACGGCGTGGCGACATCGCCGCACGGCCTGCAGGTGGCCCTGGGGCTGCTCGTGCAGCTGGACCTCGAGCAACGCCAGGACGCCATGCGCGATGACATCGTCGCCTGGTACCGCAAGGTGGGGCTGCCGGCTTCGCTGTCCGAATTGGGCGCCACGGCGGTCGAACCGGAACAGGCGCGCCGCGCGGCCACGCTGACGTTGAAAGCCCGCCACGCCGCGAATTTCGAGCGCCCGCTGGACGTCGACCGGCTTGCGAGCGCCCTGCTGCGTCACGCCTGA
- a CDS encoding GntR family transcriptional regulator: MSNLKPVKKENLSVRVYTEIREALINGQYEPGERLIIGELAQELGVSITPVREAIFRLISEQGLEMQAATAVYVPYVNSEKLREIQQIRFHLEGMGAAEAATKITPAQLDNLVALQEAFIACTSTDPKRASYLNRKFHFAILEASRMPILRNTVESFWVITGPILKVFHVKTAGLDYSGGQHRHEAVLAALKARDPEAAAKAIQADLVWGGKIMIDWLVEKEKEQEALAAATRAK; the protein is encoded by the coding sequence ATGTCCAATCTCAAGCCCGTCAAAAAAGAAAACCTGTCGGTCCGGGTCTACACCGAAATACGGGAAGCGCTCATCAACGGCCAGTACGAGCCTGGCGAACGGCTCATCATCGGTGAACTGGCGCAGGAGCTGGGCGTGTCCATTACGCCGGTTCGCGAAGCCATCTTCCGCCTGATCAGCGAACAAGGCCTGGAGATGCAGGCGGCCACCGCCGTCTATGTGCCCTACGTCAATTCGGAAAAACTGCGCGAAATCCAGCAGATCCGCTTTCACCTCGAAGGCATGGGCGCCGCCGAAGCTGCCACGAAGATCACGCCGGCCCAGTTGGACAACCTGGTGGCGCTGCAGGAAGCCTTCATCGCCTGCACGTCGACCGATCCCAAGCGGGCGAGCTACCTGAACCGCAAGTTCCACTTCGCCATCCTGGAAGCGAGCCGCATGCCGATCCTGAGGAACACGGTGGAATCTTTCTGGGTCATCACGGGGCCCATCCTGAAGGTCTTCCACGTGAAGACCGCCGGACTCGATTACTCCGGCGGACAGCACAGGCACGAAGCCGTGCTGGCCGCGCTCAAGGCGCGCGACCCCGAAGCGGCGGCAAAAGCCATCCAGGCCGATCTGGTGTGGGGCGGCAAGATCATGATCGACTGGCTGGTGGAGAAGGAAAAGGAGCAGGAAGCCCTGGCCGCGGCGACGCGAGCCAAATAG
- a CDS encoding transketolase translates to MADADYAPDAGELARLRERARFIRLETIRLIEIAKVGHYSSVFSCAEIFASLYYGVMALRQGDPRWEERDRFLMGKGHAAVGLFPVLADKGFISRELLDGYTRLGSPLGDHPDMAKVPGIDFSSGSIGHALSNGAGIALGGRMRGRSYHVFVMLGDGEMQEGQVWEAALFAAHHRLSRLIAIVDRNGYQLDGKVDEVMGVEPLRDKWSAFGWDVHEVDGHDLSALTALLRRLKADTARARPACVIARTVKGKGVGFMETEPGWHLGYLAPADARAAIDEIMAREI, encoded by the coding sequence ATGGCCGATGCGGATTACGCGCCGGATGCCGGTGAGCTTGCCCGGCTGCGCGAGCGCGCCAGATTCATCCGGCTGGAGACGATCCGGCTGATCGAGATCGCCAAGGTCGGGCATTACAGCTCCGTATTCTCCTGCGCGGAGATCTTTGCCTCCCTCTACTACGGCGTCATGGCGCTGCGGCAAGGCGACCCACGGTGGGAAGAACGCGACCGCTTTCTCATGGGCAAGGGCCATGCGGCGGTGGGATTGTTCCCCGTGCTGGCGGACAAGGGGTTCATTTCCCGCGAATTGCTGGACGGCTATACCCGGCTGGGCAGTCCGCTGGGCGACCATCCCGATATGGCGAAAGTGCCTGGCATCGATTTCAGTTCGGGCTCGATCGGGCATGCTCTGTCCAATGGCGCCGGTATCGCCCTGGGCGGCCGGATGCGCGGCCGGTCCTATCATGTGTTCGTGATGCTCGGCGACGGCGAGATGCAGGAAGGGCAGGTGTGGGAAGCCGCGCTGTTCGCCGCGCACCACCGGCTGTCGCGCCTGATCGCCATCGTGGATCGCAACGGCTACCAGCTCGACGGCAAGGTCGACGAGGTGATGGGCGTGGAGCCCCTGCGCGATAAATGGTCCGCCTTCGGCTGGGACGTGCATGAGGTGGACGGCCACGATCTCTCGGCCCTGACCGCACTGCTGCGGCGCCTGAAGGCCGATACGGCGCGGGCGCGGCCGGCCTGCGTGATCGCGCGCACGGTGAAGGGGAAGGGCGTCGGCTTCATGGAAACCGAGCCGGGCTGGCACCTGGGCTATCTGGCGCCCGCGGATGCGCGGGCCGCCATCGACGAAATCATGGCGCGGGAGATCTGA